A window of Equus przewalskii isolate Varuska chromosome 16, EquPr2, whole genome shotgun sequence contains these coding sequences:
- the FBXL3 gene encoding F-box/LRR-repeat protein 3, with product MKRGGRDHDDNSSEEGTTEKSKKLRTTNEHSPTCDWGNLLQDIVLQVFKYLPLLDRAHASQVCRSWNQVFHMPDLWRCFEFELNQPATSYLKATHPELIKQIIKRHSNHLQYVSFKVDSSKESAEAACDILSQLVNCSLKTLGLISTARPSFMDLPKSHFISALTVVFVNSKSLSSLKIDDTPVDDPSLKVLVANNSDTLKLLKMSSCPHVSPAGILCVADQCHGLRELALNYHLLSDELLLALSSEKHVRLEHLRIDVVSENPGQTHFHTIQKSSWDAFIRHSPKVNLVMYFFLYEEEFDPFFRYEIPATHLYFGRSVSKDVLGRVGMTCPRLVELVVCANGLRPLDEELIRIAERCKNLSAIGLGECEVSCSAFVEFVKMCGGRLSQLSIMEEVLIPDQKYSLEQIHWEVSKHLGRVWFPDMMPTW from the exons ATGAAACGAGGAGGAAGAGATCATGACGATAATTCATCAGAAGAAGGTACTACAGAGAAATCCAAGAAACTGAGGACTACAAATGAGCATTCTCCAACTTGTGATTGGGGTAACCTCCTTCAGGACATTGTTCTTCAAGTATTTAAGTATTTGCCTCTTCTTGACCGGGCTCATGCTTCACAAGTTTGCCGCAGCTGGAACCAGGTATTTCACATGCCTGACTTGTGGAGATGTTTTGAATTTGAACTGAATCAGCCAGCTACGTCTTATTTGAAAGCTACACATCCAGAGCTGATCAAACAGATTATTAAAAGACATTCAAATCATCTACAGTATGTCAGCTTCAAG gTGGACAGCAGCAAAGAGTCAGCTGAAGCAGCTTGTGATATATTATCACAACTTGTGAATTGCTCTTTAAAAACACTTGGACTTATTTCAACTGCTCGGCCAAGCTTTATGGATTTACCAAAG tctCACTTTATCTCTGCACTGACGGTTGTGTTTGTAAACTCCAAATCCTTGTCCTCACTTAAGATAGATGATACCCCAGTAGATGATCCATCCCTCAAAGTACTAGTGGCCAACAACAGTGATACGCTCAAGCTGCTAAAAATGAGCAGTTGTCCTCACGTCTCTCCAGCAG GTATCCTTTGTGTGGCTGATCAATGTCATGGCTTACGTGAATTGGCCTTGAATTACCACTTGTTAAGTGATGAATTGCTGCTTGCTTTATCTTCTGAAAAACACGTTCGATTAGAACATTTGCGTATTGATGTAGTCAGTGAGAATCCTGGACAGACACACTTTCATACTATTCAGAAGAGCAGCTGGGATGCTTTCATCAGACATTCACCCAAAGTGAACTTagtgatgtatttttttttatatgaagAGGAGTTTGATCCATTTTTTCGGTATGAAATACCTGCTACCCATCTTTACTTTGGGAGATCAGTAAGCAAAGATGTGCTTGGCCGAGTGGGAATGACATGCCCTAGACTAGTTGAACTAGTAGTGTGTGCAAATGGATTACGGCCACTTGATGAAGAGCTAATTCGCATTGCAGAACGTTGCAAAAATCTGTCAGCTATTGGACTGGGGGAATGCGAAGTCTCATGTAGTGCCTTTGTTGAGTTTGTGAAGATGTGTGGTGGCCGCCTGTCTCAATTATCCATTATGGAAGAAGTATTAATTCCTGACCAAAAGTATAGTCTGGAGCAGATTCATTGGGAAGTGTCCAAGCATCTTGGTAGGGTGTGGTTTCCAGACATGATGCCCACTTGGTAA